From Burkholderia savannae, a single genomic window includes:
- a CDS encoding GFA family protein: MTATRSIRCLCRAVGVTLTGEPAARANCHCASCRDFYGAPMLSATAWPAEQVAVAEGDAATFTHPAKHLSRRFCAACGETVFGTNRLGMRVVPNAIVARATGGELPDALRPTMHLFYRQRIVDVRDELPKYLDGWDGPTGDS, translated from the coding sequence ATGACCGCAACGCGTTCCATTCGATGTCTATGCCGCGCCGTCGGCGTGACGCTGACGGGCGAGCCGGCCGCGCGAGCCAACTGCCACTGCGCGTCATGCCGCGATTTCTACGGCGCGCCGATGCTGTCGGCAACCGCTTGGCCGGCCGAGCAAGTCGCCGTCGCCGAAGGCGACGCCGCGACGTTCACGCATCCGGCGAAGCACCTGTCCCGCAGGTTCTGCGCAGCCTGCGGCGAAACCGTGTTCGGCACGAACCGGCTCGGCATGCGCGTCGTGCCGAACGCGATCGTCGCGCGCGCCACGGGCGGCGAGCTGCCCGACGCGCTGCGGCCGACGATGCATCTGTTCTATCGGCAGCGAATCGTCGACGTGCGCGACGAACTGCCGAAATATCTCGACGGCTGGGACGGACCGACCGGCGACTCGTGA
- a CDS encoding TFIIB-type zinc ribbon-containing protein, whose translation MKCPVCVTPELLMTERQSIEIDYCPACRGVWLDRGELDKLMARADDDAGERRRDAARDTAREAPPAHNAHDDRRRHDGYEHDGHYRPQHGGYRKKKSLFDMFDFD comes from the coding sequence ATGAAATGCCCTGTTTGCGTGACGCCCGAGCTGCTGATGACAGAACGGCAATCGATCGAGATCGACTACTGCCCGGCGTGCCGCGGCGTATGGCTCGACCGCGGCGAGCTCGACAAGCTCATGGCCCGTGCCGACGACGATGCAGGCGAGCGTCGACGCGACGCCGCGCGCGATACCGCCCGCGAAGCGCCGCCCGCGCACAACGCGCACGACGATCGGCGCCGGCATGACGGGTACGAGCACGACGGTCATTACCGGCCGCAACACGGCGGGTATCGGAAAAAGAAATCGCTGTTCGACATGTTCGATTTCGATTAA